The bacterium genome includes a region encoding these proteins:
- a CDS encoding Gfo/Idh/MocA family oxidoreductase, translated as MNKNENPSERGVSRREFLAGTAAASSFIIVPRHVLGGPGYQAPSDKLNIACIGIGGKGWSDSLKMQTENVIALCDVDENRLTQEHDDDKKTIRDYYPNAPFYQDFRVMLEKEKEIDAVTVSTPDHTHAVAAMMAMKMKKHVFVQKPLTHTIHEARMLAKTAKEMGVVTQMGNQGHAQEGGRLVCEWIWAGAIGEIKEVHCITNRPVWKQNLTAPTETPSVPPTLDWNLWVGPAKWRPYHPSYVPWSWRGWWDFGTGAIGDMGAHIIDHAYWPLKLKYPEKIYASSTEFTKDSPPQAEVLVYDFPARGKMPPVRMYWWDGGLTPPRPFELEAGRRLSVSDGGAVIFMGSKGILTCGTYGDNPRLIPEEKMKSFKRPQKTIPRSPGIHEEWIAACKKGDPEAATTNFSYSGPLTETMLLGNLAVRMRDKNMVFEWDGEKGQITNCPEANDLLHFEYRKGWEL; from the coding sequence ATGAACAAAAACGAAAACCCGTCCGAAAGGGGTGTTTCACGCCGTGAATTTCTCGCCGGCACTGCTGCAGCCTCCTCATTTATCATCGTGCCCCGCCATGTTCTGGGCGGACCGGGCTATCAGGCGCCCAGCGATAAACTGAACATCGCCTGTATCGGCATCGGCGGCAAAGGCTGGTCCGACTCGCTCAAGATGCAGACCGAAAACGTTATCGCCCTGTGCGACGTGGATGAAAACCGTCTCACGCAAGAACACGACGATGATAAAAAGACCATACGCGACTATTATCCCAACGCCCCCTTCTATCAGGATTTCCGCGTCATGCTGGAAAAGGAAAAAGAGATCGACGCCGTGACGGTCAGCACACCGGATCACACCCACGCGGTGGCGGCCATGATGGCGATGAAAATGAAGAAACATGTCTTTGTGCAAAAACCCCTGACCCACACCATTCATGAAGCGCGCATGCTGGCCAAAACCGCCAAAGAGATGGGCGTGGTCACTCAGATGGGCAACCAAGGCCATGCCCAGGAGGGCGGCCGTCTGGTGTGCGAATGGATCTGGGCCGGCGCCATCGGCGAGATCAAAGAGGTGCATTGCATCACCAACCGGCCGGTCTGGAAACAGAACCTGACCGCTCCGACGGAAACGCCTTCGGTTCCGCCGACCTTGGATTGGAACCTCTGGGTGGGTCCGGCTAAATGGCGACCCTATCACCCGTCCTATGTTCCCTGGTCCTGGCGCGGCTGGTGGGATTTCGGCACCGGCGCCATCGGCGATATGGGCGCGCACATCATCGATCACGCCTATTGGCCGCTCAAGTTGAAATATCCGGAAAAGATCTATGCCAGCAGCACCGAGTTCACCAAGGACTCGCCGCCCCAGGCCGAGGTGCTGGTTTATGATTTTCCGGCGCGCGGCAAAATGCCGCCGGTGCGCATGTACTGGTGGGATGGCGGATTGACCCCGCCTCGTCCGTTCGAACTGGAGGCCGGCCGGCGTCTGAGCGTGTCGGACGGCGGCGCCGTGATCTTTATGGGCTCCAAGGGCATTCTGACCTGCGGCACCTATGGCGACAATCCGCGGTTGATCCCGGAGGAGAAAATGAAAAGTTTCAAACGGCCGCAGAAAACCATTCCGCGTTCGCCGGGCATCCACGAAGAGTGGATCGCTGCTTGTAAAAAAGGCGATCCCGAAGCAGCCACCACCAACTTCAGCTATTCGGGCCCGCTGACTGAAACCATGCTGCTCGGCAACCTGGCGGTGCGCATGCGCGATAAAAATATGGTGTTCGAATGGGACGGCGAGAAGGGACAGATCACCAACTGCCCGGAAGCCAACGATCTGCTCCACTTTGAATATCGTAAAGG